In Populus alba chromosome 1, ASM523922v2, whole genome shotgun sequence, a single window of DNA contains:
- the LOC140955296 gene encoding uncharacterized protein, which produces MFICGKGRDDYLTGDIIISERNDPMFRTWKTENHMVMSWLINSMTNEIGDNFLLYGITKEIWEAARKTYSSSENTSELFEIEAVLHDLRQGELFITQYFNTLCRHWQHLDMFEIHNWNCPEDTVLYRRIVEQKRTFKFLLRLNKNLDEVRGRIMGTKPLPNLIEASSEVRREESRKKVMMGPHNSTHIMEGSALAARGYSKSNYDNR; this is translated from the coding sequence ATGTTTATTTGTGGAAAGGGTAGAGATGACTACCTCACAGGGGATATCATCATATCAGAAAGGAATGATCCCATGTTTCGAACATGGAAGACTGAAAATCACATGGTAATGTCATGGCTGATCAATTCAATGACCAATGAAATTGGCGACAATTTTCTCCTATATGGGATAACAAAGGAAATCTGGGAAGCAGCAAGGAAAACCTACTCAAGTTCTGAAAATACATCAGAACTATTTGAGATTGAGGCAGTATTACATGATCTACGCCAAGGAGaactttttattactcaatacTTTAACACTCTCTGCCGTCATTGGCAACACCTAGATATGTTTGAAATTCACAACTGGAATTGCCCTGAAGACACAGTCTTATATAGAAGAATTGTAGAGCAGAAAAGAACTTTCAAATTTCTTCTCAGGCTCaacaagaatcttgatgaaGTTAGAGGAAGAATAATGGGAACCAAACCTCTCCCAAATCTCATAGAAGCATCCTCTGAGGTTAGACGTGAAGAAAGTAGAAAGAAAGTGATGATGGGACCTCACAACTCAACTCATATAATGGAAGGATCTGCCCTTGCTGCTCGAGGCTATTCAAAAAGCAACTATGATAATCGATAG
- the LOC118040961 gene encoding protein MAINTENANCE OF MERISTEMS-like, with protein MEKSDGPIVETRKELMVSLSGDAQPTLRTAHFIKPSITSSIDENTPKHPSHYNFSLPSNFEPKKWPLRIAFHGWRYAQRRWKEWVDKMAALHEATWRKVGIFQAVMSSLYQIGRDNDFLIGLAEKWCFETNTFIFPWGEATITLEDILVAGYSVLGSPVFTPLETEELQEAEQKLMEIRELLRRSKSKKVDHSSWIKYLMENNSEVEHEAFLSLWLSRFVFPSVPNTSIPKHVFPIAVCLARGIKIALGPALLASIYRDLRLLKKKILALSNLVSFEDDNDDQKLELTIWSPFHIVQVWAWERFPKLQPKPNVTDLEVPRLARWHNVNSSTLRNVRLALDSEGSFQWRPYATAVESLCYKIYGDEEKWVLVDVDVDVDEELKSFSRCLRACELVGIGFVEQYSPHRVAMQFGMDQDLPGPVKRRNETQELSWKRFDKQIKNAMLYIPSRHCKPDVTLRYLEWWKQSVFGGKDGNGNPKSSEISVPCFEGKKSDHDPLCPPGFPPKCQHVEVLDSDEEDNLTLKELFTHKKLKIVDHRMYGDCKSSLATTHSLLYSSAENNDVANADAEMKLKENSFQKEPRSGKESTTTENSSKNKLASPSPVLHGAGFLKDDERGSRSRFDIHTDGLELEARIDKLRKEIDGLKAAKFSQKKVCLTNNINL; from the coding sequence ATGGAGAAATCAGATGGACCCATTGTTGAAACGAGAAAGGAACTTATGGTTTCACTCTCTGGCGATGCGCAGCCAACACTTAGAACAGCCCATTTTATCAAACCCTCAATAACCTCTTCCATAGATGaaaacactcccaaacacccttcACACTACAACTTCTCCTTGCCCTCTAACTTTGAACCCAAAAAGTGGCCTTTAAGAATAGCATTCCATGGTTGGAGATATGCACAAAGGAGGTGGAAAGAATGGGTTGATAAAATGGCTGCTTTGCATGAAGCAACATGGAGAAAAGTTGGAATCTTTCAAGCAGTCATGAGTTCTCTTTACCAAATCGGAAGAGACAATGATTTCCTTATTGGGTTAGCAGAGAAATGGTGTTTTGAAACTAACACATTCATTTTTCCTTGGGGTGAAGCAACAATCACCTTGGAAGATATTTTGGTTGCAGGGTACTCTGTTTTGGGGTCCCCTGTTTTTACCCCTCTTGAAACAGAGGAATTGCAAGAAGCTGAACAAAAGCTTATGGAAATCCGAGAACTGTTGAGGCGGTCAAAAAGCAAAAAAGTTGACCATTCTTCCTGGATTAAATATCTCATGGAAAACAACAGCGAAGTCGAGCACGAGGCTTTTCTGTCACTATGGTTGTCAAGGTTTGTTTTTCCCAGTGTCCCAAATACGAGCATTCCCAAACATGTTTTTCCAATTGCTGTTTGTCTAGCTAGAGGTATCAAAATTGCACTTGGACCTGCCCTTCTTGCAAGCATTTACCGAGACTTGAGGTTGTTGAAGAAAAAGATTCTAGCTTTGTCCAATTTAGTGTCTTTTGAGGATGACAATGATGATCAAAAGTTAGAACTCACCATTTGGTCACCATTTCATATAGTTCAGGTTTGGGCCTGGGAGAGGTTTCCAAAATTGCAACCAAAGCCTAACGTGACTGACTTGGAAGTGCCGAGATTAGCTAGATGGCATAATGTGAATAGTTCAACCCTCAGGAATGTAAGATTGGCCCTAGATTCTGAAGGAAGTTTCCAGTGGCGCCCTTATGCCACAGCCGTGGAGAGTTTGTGCTACAAAATTTATGGTGATGAAGAGAAATGGGtgcttgttgatgttgatgttgatgttgatgaggAATTGAAATCCTTCAGTCGATGCTTGAGAGCATGTGAATTAGTTGGAATAGGGTTTGTAGAACAGTACAGCCCGCATCGAGTGGCAATGCAGTTTGGCATGGATCAAGATCTTCCAGGTCCTGTAAAGAGAAGAAATGAAACTCAAGAACTTTCCTGGAAGCGTTTTGATAAGCAAATCAAGAATGCAATGCTATATATTCCATCAAGACATTGCAAGCCAGATGTTACTTTGAGATACTTGGAATGGTGGAAGCAATCAGTGTTTGGTGGGAAAGATGGAAATGGAAATCCAAAAAGCTCAGAAATTTCGGTTCCATGTTTCGAAGGGAAGAAGTCAGATCATGATCCTCTGTGCCCTCCTGGTTTCCCTCCTAAATGTCAACATGTTGAAGTCTTGGACTCTGATGAGGAGGATAATCTAACATTGAAGGAGTTGTTTACTCATAAAAAGCTCAAAATTGTTGATCATAGAATGTATGGTGATTGCAAGTCTTCACTGGCAACTACGCATAGTCTGTTATATTCTTCTGCAGAAAACAATGATGTTGCAAATGCAGATgcagagatgaaattgaaagaaaacagCTTTCAGAAGGAACCTAGGAGTGGAAAAGAAAGCACAACCACGGAAAACTCCagcaaaaacaaattagctAGCCCTAGTCCAGTACTCCATGGTGCTGGTTTTCTTAAAGATGATGAAAGAGGAAGTAGGAGTCGTTTTGATATTCACACAGATGGATTAGAACTTGAAGCTCGGATCGACAAGCTTAGGAAAGAAATTGATGGGCTAAAGGCTGCTAAATTTAGCCAGAAGAAGGTTTGTCTGACCAACAATATCAACTTGTAG
- the LOC118040962 gene encoding uncharacterized protein isoform X1, with amino-acid sequence MDSIKRLAPSRRVSKSKHRKQYWKNKERRETIERLKTDMIEIGEGQQRIREGQREIRQKFEEIGSECRKLKEETMNIAKQSDYNQVRINLMFSILKAREDNNFAHADHLTGLLREEMEKQEQGKAGLVG; translated from the exons ATGGATTCGATCAAGCGTTTAGCCCCGAGCCGCCGTGTTTCCAAGTCCAAACACAGGAAACAATATTGG AAGAACAAAGAGAGGAGGGAAACTATAGAACGATTGAAAACAGATATGATCGAGATCGGTGAGGGACAGCAACGCATCAGAGAAGGGCAGCGAGAAATAAGACAAAAGTTTGAAGAGATAGGATCTGAATGCCGCAAGCTCAAAGAGGAGACGATGAACATTGCCAAGCAGAGTGATTACAACCAAGTTAGGATCAACCTAATGTTTAGCATCTTGAAAGCCCGTGAAGACAACAACTTTGCCCATGCTGATCACCTTACTGGGCTCCTCCG CGAGGAAATGGAAAAGCAGGAACAAGGAAAGGCAGGCCTCGTTGGCTGA
- the LOC118040962 gene encoding uncharacterized protein isoform X2: protein MDSIKRLAPSRRVSKSKHRKQYWNKERRETIERLKTDMIEIGEGQQRIREGQREIRQKFEEIGSECRKLKEETMNIAKQSDYNQVRINLMFSILKAREDNNFAHADHLTGLLREEMEKQEQGKAGLVG, encoded by the exons ATGGATTCGATCAAGCGTTTAGCCCCGAGCCGCCGTGTTTCCAAGTCCAAACACAGGAAACAATATTGG AACAAAGAGAGGAGGGAAACTATAGAACGATTGAAAACAGATATGATCGAGATCGGTGAGGGACAGCAACGCATCAGAGAAGGGCAGCGAGAAATAAGACAAAAGTTTGAAGAGATAGGATCTGAATGCCGCAAGCTCAAAGAGGAGACGATGAACATTGCCAAGCAGAGTGATTACAACCAAGTTAGGATCAACCTAATGTTTAGCATCTTGAAAGCCCGTGAAGACAACAACTTTGCCCATGCTGATCACCTTACTGGGCTCCTCCG CGAGGAAATGGAAAAGCAGGAACAAGGAAAGGCAGGCCTCGTTGGCTGA